The following are encoded together in the Oryzias melastigma strain HK-1 linkage group LG17, ASM292280v2, whole genome shotgun sequence genome:
- the LOC112144316 gene encoding uncharacterized protein LOC112144316, with translation MAGSWRSKHHSRLALLTTLSAVSLLFLLSRAFRLEHEADRHKRDFPDPSDTPAVQIDPAAIDLTSLVNTLINSSQTGSQQLFSLLSVTSYSSLALHKLTLLVYNISSLRGVDSGVFRRRFCYCVTNQTSDLTDFTAVLLDVMGNSTSHLQELFKSSSFLSVSQRNDSDCIFICVMAGKTGRDIPDLWRDGSITPLFNQTIVESPHTVANMSSLELPAEWNQQSINLSHAAPSGMSSTLISRDASTVTLEQKVALNEVTAGRPPTTFVPQTPTAGRQVTPRTTQRFSTPSGGTETSASPPRTTTATSTSDSTPLRTHSSSSSSTAPVPGPTSAASSQLPSEAHTAASGPSLLTAAATRTAAPQTSAAAATRFPPIQPTASSSASRRSTGRRATAPNTLVQTEEAGCPWRRPAPNSESHPSSTTAVGVHKLQPCIFELCKFFSQCLCSQRTHTKRFCSDSHLWYEEHTAEVCRRVRRISFSRNLKQRCLTKMCSKL, from the exons ATGGCCGGCTCCTGGAGGTCCAAGCATCATTCACGCCTCGCTCTTCTGACCACGCTTTCTGCAGTTTCccttctttttctcctcagtCGAG CGTTTAGACTGGAGCATGAAGCAGACCGACACAAAAGAGACTTTCCTGATCCCTCAG ATACGCCGGCGGTGCAGATCGATCCGGCCGCCATCGACCTCACCTCCCTCGTCAATACTTTAATAAATTCAAGCCAGACAG GATCCCAGCAGCTCTTCTCTCTGCTCAGCGTCACGTCCTACAGCTCTCTGGCTCTACACAAACTCACCCTGCTGGTCTACAACA TCTCCAGCCTCAGAGGCGTGGACAGCGGCGTGTTCAGGAGGAGGTTCTGCTACTGTGTCACTAACCAGACCAGCGATCTAACAG ACTTCACCGCTGTACTTTTGGATGTGATGGGGAACTCCACCAGTCACCTGCAAGAACTCTTCAAGTCTTCCTCCTTTTTGTCAG TAAGTCAGAGGAACGACTCGGACTGCATCTTCATCTGTGTGATGGCGGGGAAGACGG gCAGAGACATTCCTGATCTGTGGAGAGACGGCTCCATCACTCCCCTCTTCAACCAGACTATTGTTGAAAGTCCACACACAG TAGCCAACATGTCCTCCTTGGAGCTTCCTGCTG AATGGAACCAGCAGTCCATCAATCTGAGTCACGCGGCTCCATCTGGGATGAGCTCCACGCTGATCAGCAGGGACG CTTCAACTGTAACTCTGGAGCAAAAAGTGGCACTAAATGAGGTCACAGCAGGACGACCTCCCACCACCTTCGTGCCTCAAACTCCAACAGCTGGAAGACAGGTGACGCCACGGACGACTCAAAGGTTCAGCACGCCATCAGGGGGGACGGAGACTTCAGCTTCACCTCCTAGAACAACGACGGCGACATCAACATCAGACTCGACTCCTCTGAGAACacactcttcctcctcctcttccactGCCCCAGTACCAGGACCTACATCTGCAGCCTCCTCCCAGCTCCCCTCAGAAGCACACACAGCAGCTTCCGGTCCCTCTCTGCTGACAGCAGCAGCAACGAGGACAGCGGCTCCACaaacctctgctgctgctgcaaccAGATTCCCACCCATCCAGCCCACAGCCTCTTCCTCTGCCTCCAGGAGGAGCACTGGCAGGAGAGCGACAGCACCCAACACACTGGTGCAAACAGAGGAAGCAG GTTGTCCCTGGAGAAGGCCAGCGCCAAACAGCGAGTCCCACCCCAGCAGCACCACGGCGGTCGGCGTCCACAAGCTGCAGCCCTGCATCTTTGAGCTCTGCAAGTTCTTCTCTCAGTGTCtgtgcagccagagaacgcacACGAAAAG GTTCTGTTCTGACAGCCATCTCTGGTACGAGGAGCACACAGCCGAGGTTTGTCGTCGCGTTCGGAGAATCTCCTTCTCCAGAA ATCTGAAGCAGAGATGCCTGACCAAGATGTGCAGCAAACTGTGA